The Lewinellaceae bacterium nucleotide sequence GCTTCAGCACCGTCGTCTGAAGCTTTCAGCCCTTCGTACAATACACTGGCAGTCGGGCCGGGAGTTGATTTACAAATCTCCATGGCACCCTGAACGTCACCGCTCTTCAGACTGTCATCAATTTTACTGAGCAATTTGTCAGTATTGGTAGTTGCGATATTCAATGTGATGATACGCTCAATACAAAAAGCAAGACCGAGGATCAAACACAATAATACGAAACTCATGAAACGCCAGTCTCCATCAATGAAATACTTTTTCAATAATTGGAACGAAGTACCATCAGCAGTATCTGCAGTACTCTCATCGGCAGCTGCCGTTTCTGTTCCATCCTGGCTCTGAGCCTGGCCATAAACTACATTTCCGGAAAATACTGCAAGGCCTATTACCAGCAGCAATGCTATTAACTTTCGCATAGTCAACAAGGTTTAACGATTGTTTTAAAAGTTTAGATTAAATCAAAAAATTAATGCGGAGAGAGAGGGATTCGAACCCTCGGTACGCTTTTGACGCACACACGCTTTCCAGGCGTGCCTCTTCAGCCACTCGAGCACCTCTCCAAATCAAATTCGAGAACTACTCGTATTAGAAATAATAGCAAATTCTTTAATCCGCCATCAATGCTTTCTAATACGAACAAATATACTTATTAAGTCGAACTTAACAATACATCGGCCACAAAAATTCAAAAAAGATACAATAAAACAAAATTTTCCCGCCGATTAATATTTTTTATTATCAACCTCAATCAATCAAAGGCCCTAAACAAAAAGATTTCGGGCATTCTGAGTGGTCACTTTTGCCACCTCTGCTAAAGGAACTCCTTTTATTTCTGCCAGCTTTTCTGCCACCAATTTCACATAACTGCTTTCATTCCGCTTCCCACGAAAAGGAGCAGGCGTCAGGTAAGGTGCATCGGTTTCCAAAACCAGGTGTTTCATGTCCACCCCGGTTATTATTTTATCCAACCCCGAATTTTTGAAAGTCAGTACCCCTCCTATCCCGAGGTAAAATCCTAATTCAATGATCGCATTGGCCTGTTCGAGGTTGCCCGAGAAACAGTGAAAAATTCCAGCGGGCAGCGCCCCTTCCTTGCTCCTCAATAATTCGATGATCTCATCCGTGGCATCCCGTGAATGAATCACAATGGGCAGCTCAAATTCCAGGGCCCAGTTGATCTGTCTCAAAAAAGCATCCTTTTGTTGCTCAAAAAAACTCTTATCCCAATACAGGTCAATCCCGATCTCCCCCACCGCTGAAAAGGTTCGTTTATCCATCCACTCGCGGGCAATGCGCAACTCCTCCTCATAATCTTCCTTGATCGAACACGGATGTACCCCCATCATCGGAAAACAACGTCCCGGCCATTTAACCTCCATTTCCAACATTCCGTCGATGGTCCTGCTATCCACATTGGGCAAATACAATGCCTCCACTCCTTCCTCAAAAGCCCTGTTCACCACTTCCTCCCGATCCGCGTCAAACTCTTCGAGATATAAATG carries:
- a CDS encoding MotA/TolQ/ExbB proton channel family protein, producing MRKLIALLLVIGLAVFSGNVVYGQAQSQDGTETAAADESTADTADGTSFQLLKKYFIDGDWRFMSFVLLCLILGLAFCIERIITLNIATTNTDKLLSKIDDSLKSGDVQGAMEICKSTPGPTASVLYEGLKASDDGAEAVEKAIVGYGGVQMGLLERGLVWISLFIAIAPMLGFMGTVIGMISAFDKIEAVGDISPTVVAGGIKVALLTTVFGLVVAIILQIFYNYIINKIDGIVNKMEEASIALVDIMAENNTFKS
- a CDS encoding TatD family hydrolase translates to MKLIDTHTHLYLEEFDADREEVVNRAFEEGVEALYLPNVDSRTIDGMLEMEVKWPGRCFPMMGVHPCSIKEDYEEELRIAREWMDKRTFSAVGEIGIDLYWDKSFFEQQKDAFLRQINWALEFELPIVIHSRDATDEIIELLRSKEGALPAGIFHCFSGNLEQANAIIELGFYLGIGGVLTFKNSGLDKIITGVDMKHLVLETDAPYLTPAPFRGKRNESSYVKLVAEKLAEIKGVPLAEVAKVTTQNARNLFV